Below is a window of Deinococcus fonticola DNA.
AAACGGCCCACAGCCGCGACGGGTGACGGGTATGCGGGGGCGTAAGCTCCTCTAGAGAGTGGGGGCCGGTCATATGGTTTTGCTGACTTCCCCAGTCCCCCAGACCCCTATCCCCAGGGAGCTTTTGTTGGCACTGGGCAGGGGTGGTTATTTGCAGTTGTTGGCGCTGGGAAGGGGCTTAAAGCAGCAGGGCCGAATGTGTTGAACGTCCGGTTTCGCAGTGTCAGGCCCGTGCGCCGCGCGCCCGGCGGCCTTCGGTCTGATGGAACCGTTATGTTGTCGGGCTGAGGGTAGAAAAGAAAAGCCCTCTCTTCGGGGAAGAGGGGAGGGCCGCATGGACGGTGGAAGTTTACTTCGTGACGGCTTTCAGGTGCAGCTGGAGGCTTTTCATATCGGCGTCGCTGAGTTTCGGGAACTTGGGCATCATGGCTTTCAGGGGAACGCCCTTGTCGTCTTTGCCCTGCTTCAGGGCGCGTTTGAAGAGGTCGTACTTCCACTTGCTGGCGTCCTTGAGGCTGGGGCCGATGGCGCCCTGGGCTTTGTCACCGTGGCAGGCGGCGCAGTTGGCGTCAAAGACTTTTTTGCCGGCGGCGGCGCTGGGAGCCGCGCTGGCGAAGGTCAGGAAGCTCAGGGCGGTGGCGGCCAGAATCCATTTTTTCATGCCCACAGTGTACGCCTGACCGGTAGGTCAGGGGGTGAGGAGTGTCCCGGTCCCCGCTGCGCGGCCCTGTTGCATTACACTTGGCTGGAAATGGCACACGCGAACGATGACGCCCTGTACGCCCAATGGCTCGAACTGCTCGGCTGGATGCAAGCCGAAGCGCAGCAGCGCGGCCTGACCTTCGAGAAGGTCGCCGACTTCCCCGATTACATCTACCGCATGGAACGCCCCTACGACCTGCCCACCACGGTCATGAGCGCCAGCCTGAATGCCGAGGGCCAGCCGCTTTTCGTGGCCGGCGTCAGCCCCCGACACGCCCAGCTCAAGGGCGTGAGCCTGCGCCTGATGGGCGGTAGCAAACACT
It encodes the following:
- a CDS encoding NADH-quinone oxidoreductase subunit 15, with the translated sequence MAHANDDALYAQWLELLGWMQAEAQQRGLTFEKVADFPDYIYRMERPYDLPTTVMSASLNAEGQPLFVAGVSPRHAQLKGVSLRLMGGSKHWHLHAGTRGLLEGKRPFTRERLATILNGAERGMTTRSA
- a CDS encoding c-type cytochrome; protein product: MKKWILAATALSFLTFASAAPSAAAGKKVFDANCAACHGDKAQGAIGPSLKDASKWKYDLFKRALKQGKDDKGVPLKAMMPKFPKLSDADMKSLQLHLKAVTK